One segment of Paenibacillus rhizovicinus DNA contains the following:
- a CDS encoding PspA/IM30 family protein, which yields MGIFKRVKDVFLAETNGLIDKCEKPLNMVNQYMREFTVELEKGQQALARQLFIEKRQAALIANAESAVEKRERQAKLAVAQGEDQIAKLALQEKLLQEKKLAVYREQYAAIQEQSKVLEERIAQLLVQSEEYNHRRLLLESRVNVASSLKELNQSVVSFQTDGIVRGFARAEEKVMMIEAELEAMNHFNAPAKRSAPQYLDPTLTAEIEASLAELKQQPSAE from the coding sequence ATGGGTATCTTCAAACGTGTCAAAGATGTGTTTCTGGCCGAAACGAACGGGCTGATCGATAAGTGCGAGAAGCCGCTCAACATGGTCAATCAATATATGCGGGAATTCACCGTCGAGCTGGAGAAGGGGCAGCAGGCGCTGGCGCGCCAACTGTTCATTGAGAAGCGGCAAGCCGCGCTGATCGCGAATGCCGAGTCGGCGGTCGAGAAGCGGGAACGCCAAGCGAAGCTTGCGGTTGCCCAAGGCGAGGACCAGATCGCGAAGCTGGCGCTGCAGGAGAAGCTGCTGCAGGAGAAGAAGCTGGCCGTCTACCGCGAGCAGTACGCCGCGATCCAAGAACAATCGAAGGTGCTCGAGGAGCGCATCGCCCAGCTGCTGGTGCAATCGGAGGAGTACAATCACCGCCGGCTGCTGCTCGAATCCCGGGTTAACGTGGCCAGCTCCCTGAAGGAGCTGAACCAGAGCGTCGTATCGTTTCAGACGGACGGCATCGTCAGAGGGTTTGCCCGCGCGGAGGAGAAGGTGATGATGATCGAGGCGGAGCTTGAGGCCATGAATCATTTCAATGCGCCGGCCAAACGGTCCGCGCCGCAGTATCTCGATCCGACGTTAACGGCGGAAATCGAAGCGTCGCTGGCAGAATTGAAACAGCAGCCGTCAGCAGAATAA
- a CDS encoding sensor histidine kinase, producing the protein MKWTLRKGKKRDLFQYTQRKLTVTYTWLIILFLALFSVIVSIFFIFMGYREQSNSLRATMYATQDGRVVIPDLENSTSDDLYFFYVLDKSGQVLAQSKAIPELGDRNLAQIEKWRPDGDSFRLRWQPEQEQRYGELMIRTGDRLLFIGAHRIMTTNGAATIYAAKDVTFYWDILRNLLIVFMMILIVFIIAAVKLSSSMSKKAMVPIQQSFKQQQQFLADASHELRTPLSIMNTSLDVIELENGDTITPYSKEVVADMKEEIGRMTRMVQHLLLLARSDAGSVEFEMGAFDIVPKLRQWVLAFEGVAQKKAITLRKMLPDTLTVKGDPEKLKQLVYILLDNAIKYTPEGGKVDVGLDPNPRQWRIIVRDSGIGIAEADQPRIFDRFYRVEKHRSREEGSAGLGLAIAKQIVIAHRGSVVLESMPGKGSTFSVEFPA; encoded by the coding sequence TTGAAATGGACGCTTAGAAAAGGGAAGAAACGCGACCTGTTCCAATACACGCAGAGGAAGCTCACGGTTACCTATACGTGGCTCATCATTCTGTTTCTAGCGTTATTCTCGGTCATCGTATCGATTTTCTTCATCTTCATGGGGTACCGGGAGCAGAGCAATTCGCTTCGCGCGACCATGTATGCGACGCAGGACGGCCGTGTCGTCATTCCGGATTTGGAGAACAGCACCAGCGATGATTTGTACTTCTTCTACGTGCTGGATAAGAGCGGTCAAGTGCTGGCTCAAAGCAAGGCAATCCCTGAGCTTGGCGACCGCAATTTGGCGCAGATCGAGAAGTGGCGCCCGGACGGCGATTCATTCCGTTTGCGCTGGCAGCCCGAACAGGAGCAGCGCTATGGGGAGCTTATGATCCGGACCGGCGACCGTCTGCTCTTCATAGGCGCGCATCGGATCATGACGACGAACGGGGCTGCTACGATCTATGCCGCGAAGGATGTCACCTTTTACTGGGATATTCTCCGCAATCTGCTCATCGTGTTCATGATGATCCTGATTGTTTTCATCATCGCAGCCGTGAAGCTCAGCTCCTCGATGTCCAAGAAAGCGATGGTTCCGATACAGCAGTCCTTCAAGCAGCAGCAGCAATTTCTGGCGGATGCTTCCCATGAACTGAGGACGCCGCTCAGCATCATGAACACGTCCCTCGATGTGATCGAGCTGGAGAACGGGGATACCATAACGCCGTATTCGAAGGAAGTCGTAGCGGATATGAAGGAAGAGATTGGCCGGATGACCCGCATGGTACAGCATCTGCTGCTGCTTGCCCGGTCGGACGCAGGCTCGGTCGAGTTCGAGATGGGCGCGTTCGACATTGTGCCGAAGCTCCGCCAATGGGTGCTTGCCTTCGAAGGGGTTGCGCAGAAGAAGGCGATCACGCTGCGGAAGATGCTGCCGGATACGCTGACCGTGAAGGGCGATCCGGAGAAGCTGAAGCAGCTGGTTTATATCCTGCTGGATAACGCGATCAAGTATACGCCCGAAGGAGGCAAGGTTGACGTCGGCCTTGACCCTAACCCGAGGCAATGGCGAATCATTGTCCGGGACAGCGGCATCGGCATTGCCGAAGCGGATCAGCCGCGCATCTTCGACCGTTTCTACCGGGTCGAGAAGCATCGTTCGCGCGAGGAAGGCAGCGCGGGGCTCGGACTCGCGATCGCGAAGCAAATCGTGATCGCCCATCGGGGCTCGGTTGTGCTCGAGAGCATGCCGGGGAAGGGAAGTACCTTCTCGGTCGAGTTTCCGGCGTAG
- a CDS encoding response regulator transcription factor, whose amino-acid sequence MNILLAEDDKKLGKLVKYMLEKKGGYHVDWVENGEDALDYARGSAYDVLILDWMMPLMDGVDICKRLRSDNYGHAIILLTAKDSLQDKIFGLDAGADDYLTKPFEMDELLARLRVLARRNFAPRQSDIVTFRRFKLNRTSHQLSRDGAEVPLSPREYQLLDFFLQNTGNVLTREAILDRIWGIGSDVSYKNVDVTVKMLRDKLDDSGEEPVIQSIRGVGYRFEMDA is encoded by the coding sequence GTGAATATTTTGCTGGCGGAAGATGATAAGAAGCTCGGCAAGCTTGTCAAATATATGCTGGAGAAGAAAGGCGGCTATCACGTCGATTGGGTGGAGAACGGCGAGGACGCGCTCGATTATGCCCGCGGCTCGGCCTATGACGTGCTCATCCTGGACTGGATGATGCCGCTCATGGACGGCGTAGACATCTGCAAGCGGCTGCGGAGCGACAATTACGGACATGCCATCATCCTCTTGACGGCCAAGGACTCGCTGCAAGATAAAATCTTCGGTCTCGATGCAGGAGCGGACGACTATCTGACGAAGCCTTTCGAGATGGACGAGCTGCTCGCCCGGCTTCGCGTGCTGGCACGGCGGAATTTCGCCCCGAGGCAGTCGGATATCGTGACGTTCCGGCGGTTCAAGCTTAATCGAACCTCGCACCAGCTATCGCGGGACGGCGCGGAGGTTCCGCTTAGCCCAAGGGAATATCAGCTGCTCGATTTCTTCCTGCAGAATACCGGCAACGTGCTGACGAGAGAGGCGATTCTCGATCGCATCTGGGGGATCGGCAGCGATGTCTCCTATAAGAACGTGGATGTTACCGTGAAGATGCTTCGGGACAAGCTGGACGATTCCGGGGAAGAGCCCGTCATTCAGAGCATCAGGGGGGTAGGCTACCGGTTTGAAATGGACGCTTAG
- the nagA gene encoding N-acetylglucosamine-6-phosphate deacetylase, with protein MSVCIIRNVRLLSETEPVWSDVLIRDGQITEICHDREDRFAACESGMEVDGKGQLLIPGMIDVHIHGADGFDMMDGTLQSLEAVSHACARTGCTSFLATSVSSSMDDLMGMLSSVSRFIGKEQGARIAGVHIEGPYLNAKRKGMQNERYLRHPNVDEMKAILENAGQLIRMVTLAPELPGGMEMVSFLKEQGIVVSVAHSDATYEEARQAFQCGASHVTHCFNGMRPIHHREPGVVVAAFEEDHVSVQAIVDGVHLHPAIVRMLYREKGADKMVLITDALQAMGLGDGSYLFGGHRVTVSQGVAKLEDGTLASSTVTMNEALAKTVQAGIPLKDAVRMATETPATVLGMTRKGRIAPGMDADLVLMDDCFNVLWTMVDGEIVYRCVR; from the coding sequence ATGTCCGTATGTATAATCCGGAATGTCCGTTTGTTGAGTGAAACCGAGCCGGTATGGAGCGATGTCCTCATCCGGGATGGTCAAATAACCGAAATTTGCCATGATCGCGAAGATCGTTTTGCTGCCTGCGAATCGGGAATGGAAGTCGACGGCAAAGGCCAATTGCTCATTCCGGGCATGATCGATGTCCATATTCACGGCGCAGACGGATTCGATATGATGGACGGTACGCTTCAAAGCCTGGAAGCGGTATCCCATGCCTGCGCCAGAACAGGATGCACGTCATTCTTGGCGACTTCCGTATCCTCCTCGATGGATGACCTGATGGGCATGCTGTCCAGCGTTTCCCGGTTCATCGGGAAGGAACAAGGAGCTCGAATCGCAGGCGTACACATCGAAGGCCCTTATCTGAATGCGAAGCGCAAAGGCATGCAGAACGAACGTTACTTGCGACATCCGAATGTGGATGAAATGAAGGCGATTCTTGAGAATGCGGGGCAGTTAATCCGCATGGTGACCTTGGCGCCCGAACTTCCCGGAGGCATGGAGATGGTCTCGTTCTTGAAGGAACAAGGCATCGTCGTCTCCGTGGCCCATTCCGACGCAACGTATGAGGAGGCTCGGCAAGCGTTTCAATGCGGGGCAAGCCATGTGACCCATTGCTTCAACGGCATGCGTCCGATCCATCACCGAGAGCCGGGAGTCGTTGTTGCCGCTTTTGAAGAAGACCATGTGAGCGTTCAAGCCATCGTTGACGGCGTTCATCTTCATCCCGCGATCGTACGCATGCTTTACCGCGAGAAGGGGGCCGATAAGATGGTGCTTATTACCGATGCGCTTCAAGCCATGGGGTTAGGGGATGGCAGCTATCTTTTCGGTGGTCATCGGGTTACGGTTTCGCAAGGCGTCGCTAAGCTTGAAGATGGCACGCTTGCTTCCAGTACGGTAACAATGAATGAAGCTTTGGCCAAAACCGTTCAAGCCGGGATCCCTTTGAAGGACGCTGTCCGAATGGCAACGGAGACACCGGCAACCGTGCTAGGCATGACCCGCAAAGGCAGAATCGCACCAGGAATGGATGCGGATCTTGTACTGATGGATGATTGTTTCAACGTTTTATGGACCATGGTGGATGGGGAAATCGTCTATCGCTGCGTAAGATGA
- a CDS encoding ABC transporter substrate-binding protein, which produces MKKKALALSLACGLIAVAGCGSNNNADNSANSDGGSKNGKDPVELIWIMGDPGKVPVDEAKVEEALNKISVPAINVKVKTVYYDDAKTKLALSSGEKWDMVFTCEWFNNYAVQALAGYFADITDKVKNLTPALYETMPQVVWDGAKVNDKIYAIPVKKDYAAEIYWRFDKALFVDDLKMTVNDKMDFFDIEPFLKAAKDANTAGDAAAKDAEYPLKLTKAGFAGIASSFDMINNDAMIGIPYSAIGTADENKIVVTYEHPDLTNRLTALHKWYEAGYINKDAATVDDVGKYSAIKNGQGFYGADAIWSGGDGYTQLISKYSGPYLSTASIRGSMNAINANSKHIDEALKLQELINTNQEYRDILRYGIPGVHWNKNDEGLAVRTQAGRDNYAPWAFSQGSYSLSTVEAADGVKVDPKMWNVIFDSYKDLKATNSIGFAFDISKVSAQVAAVKVVADKYTVGLNTGTLDPATTLPKMMKELEAAGIRAVQKEAQTQYDAYVAGKK; this is translated from the coding sequence ATGAAAAAGAAAGCATTAGCTCTGTCATTGGCATGCGGTTTGATCGCAGTAGCGGGGTGCGGCAGCAATAATAACGCTGATAATTCTGCTAATTCAGATGGCGGTTCGAAGAATGGGAAAGATCCTGTAGAGTTGATCTGGATTATGGGCGACCCAGGCAAAGTTCCTGTCGATGAGGCCAAAGTCGAAGAAGCGCTCAACAAGATCTCCGTCCCGGCTATCAATGTCAAGGTGAAGACCGTTTACTATGATGATGCCAAGACGAAACTTGCCCTATCGTCCGGCGAGAAGTGGGATATGGTGTTTACTTGCGAATGGTTCAATAACTATGCCGTTCAAGCGCTGGCAGGCTATTTTGCGGACATCACCGACAAAGTGAAGAACTTGACCCCGGCACTTTATGAGACCATGCCTCAAGTGGTATGGGATGGCGCTAAAGTAAACGACAAGATTTATGCCATTCCGGTCAAGAAGGACTATGCCGCGGAAATTTACTGGCGCTTCGATAAGGCTCTGTTCGTAGATGACTTGAAGATGACAGTCAATGATAAAATGGATTTCTTTGATATCGAACCTTTCCTCAAGGCTGCAAAGGATGCGAATACAGCCGGCGATGCAGCTGCAAAAGATGCGGAATATCCGTTGAAGCTGACTAAGGCCGGGTTTGCGGGAATAGCTAGCAGCTTTGACATGATTAATAACGATGCCATGATCGGAATTCCATATTCCGCGATCGGAACAGCCGACGAAAACAAAATCGTGGTCACGTATGAGCATCCTGATCTTACCAACCGTCTTACAGCGCTGCACAAATGGTACGAGGCCGGATACATCAACAAGGATGCAGCTACCGTTGACGATGTAGGCAAATATTCTGCCATCAAGAATGGCCAAGGCTTCTATGGAGCGGATGCGATCTGGTCCGGCGGCGACGGGTACACGCAGTTAATTTCCAAATACAGCGGCCCGTACCTCTCTACCGCTTCCATCCGCGGTTCGATGAATGCGATTAATGCGAACTCCAAGCATATCGACGAAGCGCTCAAGCTTCAAGAATTGATCAACACCAATCAAGAATATCGGGACATTCTCCGTTATGGTATACCGGGCGTACATTGGAATAAGAATGATGAAGGTCTTGCCGTTCGGACGCAAGCTGGCCGTGATAACTATGCGCCATGGGCATTCTCCCAAGGTTCTTACTCTCTGAGCACGGTAGAGGCCGCTGACGGAGTCAAAGTAGACCCCAAAATGTGGAATGTCATTTTCGATAGTTATAAGGATCTGAAAGCTACGAATTCGATCGGCTTTGCTTTCGATATTTCCAAAGTATCTGCACAGGTCGCTGCCGTCAAAGTTGTTGCAGATAAGTACACAGTCGGACTTAATACCGGAACGCTTGATCCCGCGACTACATTGCCGAAGATGATGAAGGAACTGGAAGCGGCGGGCATCAGAGCTGTTCAGAAAGAAGCCCAGACACAGTATGATGCTTACGTTGCGGGTAAAAAGTAA
- a CDS encoding carbohydrate ABC transporter permease: protein MERFNRVSIPTNIIFTLVFIVLALMCVIPLLFVAIISLSSSESIQKIGYSFFPKQWSFDSYTYLWHERRSIGSAIFVSIFVTVAGTIIGLFLNAAMGYVLSRPTFKLKKFFTIYIFIPMLFGGGLVPSYLVNTQMLHLTNTYWALILPLAVSSFYIIIIRTFFQTTVPDSVIESAKIDGASQLRIFFNIVLPISLPVLATIGLFLSFGYWNDWFTALLYIQSSHQDLYPLQYVLISIEKNMEFLSRSAQYLSAGSSTAELPTESMRMAIVMLVVVPIALSYPFFQRYFISGLTIGAVKG from the coding sequence ATGGAGAGATTCAACCGTGTATCCATTCCGACGAACATCATCTTCACTTTAGTGTTTATCGTCCTTGCGTTGATGTGCGTCATTCCACTTCTATTTGTCGCTATTATTTCTCTCTCGTCCAGCGAGTCTATACAGAAAATAGGCTATAGCTTCTTTCCGAAGCAGTGGTCGTTTGATTCATACACCTATTTGTGGCATGAGCGCAGATCCATCGGCAGTGCAATTTTTGTCTCGATCTTTGTTACGGTGGCCGGAACAATTATAGGTCTGTTTCTCAATGCAGCCATGGGTTATGTGTTATCCCGTCCAACCTTTAAATTGAAAAAGTTTTTTACGATTTATATCTTCATTCCTATGTTATTTGGCGGCGGCCTGGTTCCGTCCTATCTGGTCAATACCCAGATGCTGCACCTTACGAACACCTATTGGGCTTTGATTTTGCCTCTTGCCGTATCTTCTTTTTACATCATCATTATCCGGACTTTCTTTCAAACGACGGTCCCTGACTCCGTTATTGAATCTGCCAAGATTGACGGTGCGAGTCAATTGAGAATTTTCTTTAACATTGTCCTGCCCATCTCTCTGCCCGTGCTGGCAACCATAGGATTATTTCTTTCTTTTGGTTATTGGAATGATTGGTTCACCGCGTTGCTGTACATACAGTCCAGCCATCAGGATTTATATCCGTTGCAATATGTACTGATCAGCATAGAGAAAAACATGGAGTTTCTGAGCCGCAGCGCCCAGTACCTGTCAGCGGGCAGCTCGACCGCCGAACTTCCAACCGAATCCATGCGTATGGCGATCGTCATGCTCGTAGTGGTTCCGATTGCCCTTTCCTATCCGTTCTTTCAGAGATATTTTATCTCTGGCTTAACGATTGGAGCAGTGAAGGGATAG
- a CDS encoding ABC transporter permease yields the protein MRKKRRFSKDDSELALLALPTALWFLAFCYIPMFGVIIAFKQYRPMAGHGFIGSLLKSKFVGIDNFKFLFMTPDAWIMFRNTILYNVVFILLGTVITVALAIMMTQLHSKRMRKWSQTAMFLPHFLSFVVVSYFVFAFLSSENGLVSNIMEHYGKEEIQWYMEPKYWPYFLVFVYLWKSIGYGMVVYLASISGIDESLYEAAIIDGASKRQQVRFITLPMLQPIIIILFILAIGRIFSSDFGLFYQVPRNSGPLVDVTQTIDVYVYKALTGLNNIGFASAAGVLQSVCGLIVILAANWVVKKINAENSLF from the coding sequence TTGCGGAAAAAGCGACGGTTTAGCAAAGATGATTCCGAATTAGCACTGCTGGCTTTGCCTACTGCATTATGGTTTCTTGCCTTCTGCTACATACCGATGTTCGGGGTCATTATTGCCTTTAAACAGTACAGGCCCATGGCGGGTCACGGATTTATCGGAAGTTTGCTGAAGAGCAAATTCGTAGGCATCGACAATTTCAAATTTCTCTTTATGACCCCGGATGCCTGGATCATGTTCCGAAATACGATTTTATACAATGTTGTTTTTATTCTATTGGGCACCGTTATCACGGTCGCGTTAGCTATCATGATGACCCAACTGCATTCCAAAAGGATGCGGAAATGGTCACAGACCGCTATGTTTCTTCCGCACTTCCTTTCCTTTGTAGTGGTAAGTTATTTTGTATTTGCTTTCCTAAGCTCCGAAAACGGCCTGGTCAGCAACATAATGGAACACTATGGTAAAGAAGAAATTCAATGGTACATGGAGCCGAAATACTGGCCTTATTTTCTGGTATTCGTCTATCTTTGGAAATCGATAGGGTATGGCATGGTCGTCTATTTAGCCAGCATATCCGGAATCGATGAATCCTTGTACGAAGCCGCTATCATCGATGGCGCCTCGAAAAGGCAACAGGTTAGATTCATCACGTTGCCGATGTTGCAGCCGATCATCATCATCTTGTTTATTCTAGCGATTGGACGTATTTTTTCCAGCGATTTCGGTTTATTCTATCAGGTTCCGCGTAACTCGGGTCCGCTGGTCGATGTCACGCAAACCATTGATGTGTACGTGTACAAAGCGCTTACGGGTCTCAACAATATCGGATTTGCTTCCGCAGCCGGCGTGTTACAGTCGGTGTGCGGCCTGATCGTTATTCTGGCAGCCAACTGGGTCGTGAAGAAAATAAACGCCGAAAATTCGCTATTTTAA
- a CDS encoding PIG-L deacetylase family protein — protein MVTEHKTHILAIGGHAGDMDLTAGAVIAKYTQEGHRATFLHLTPGEKGHPRLTPVEYGKQKIEEARRFAEIVGADVRFMSYKDAELPVHDEVKYQVADIIREIKPDMIITHWKGSIHKDHSNTYDIVNDARFYAGLKTIERDLPAHWVGKLYYADNWEDPYDFHPEVFIDIPDDAYETWVKAMKVYAYARGETYGFPFIDYYKALTIVRGAPVNLKRAQAFAVPRGELNRVGQYL, from the coding sequence ATGGTGACGGAACACAAAACGCATATATTGGCAATCGGCGGACATGCGGGGGATATGGACTTGACGGCGGGGGCTGTCATCGCCAAGTATACCCAAGAAGGGCATCGGGCGACTTTCCTGCATTTGACGCCGGGAGAGAAAGGGCACCCGCGGCTGACTCCGGTCGAATACGGGAAGCAGAAGATCGAGGAAGCGCGGCGGTTCGCCGAAATCGTCGGTGCGGACGTTCGTTTCATGTCTTACAAAGACGCCGAACTGCCCGTGCATGACGAAGTGAAATACCAGGTGGCGGACATCATCCGCGAGATAAAACCGGATATGATTATCACGCATTGGAAAGGCAGCATTCACAAGGACCATTCGAATACGTACGACATCGTGAATGATGCTCGCTTCTATGCCGGGCTGAAAACGATCGAGCGCGATCTCCCGGCCCACTGGGTAGGCAAATTATATTACGCGGACAACTGGGAAGATCCGTACGACTTTCATCCGGAAGTGTTCATCGATATTCCCGACGATGCTTACGAAACCTGGGTCAAAGCAATGAAAGTGTACGCTTATGCGCGCGGAGAGACTTACGGGTTCCCGTTCATCGATTATTATAAGGCATTGACGATCGTTCGAGGCGCGCCCGTCAACCTGAAGCGGGCACAGGCGTTCGCTGTACCGCGGGGCGAATTAAATCGGGTCGGGCAGTATTTGTGA